In a single window of the Bacteroides acidifaciens genome:
- the kduI gene encoding 5-dehydro-4-deoxy-D-glucuronate isomerase, whose product MKKLAIAMMLGIAAMSASAQVNYKMQVACSPQDVKTYDTNRLRSSFLMEKVMAPNEINLTYSMYDRLIFGGAVPTTKELVLETIDPLKAKFFLERRELGVINIGGEGIVTVDGKEYTLKFKDALYVGRGKQKVTFKSKDSSNPAKFYINSATAHKEYKTQLITIDGRKGSLKANSFAAGKMEESNDRVINQLIVNNVLEEGPCQLQMGLTELKPGSVWNTMPAHTHSRRVEAYFYFNVPADNAICHFMGEPQEERIVWMQNEQAIMSPEWSIHAAAGTSNYMFIWGMAGENLDYGDMDKLKYTEMR is encoded by the coding sequence ATGAAAAAATTAGCAATTGCAATGATGTTGGGCATCGCAGCTATGTCTGCTTCTGCCCAGGTGAATTACAAGATGCAAGTGGCTTGCAGTCCGCAAGACGTGAAAACGTATGATACAAACCGCCTGCGTAGTAGCTTCCTGATGGAAAAAGTAATGGCTCCGAACGAAATCAACCTTACTTATTCTATGTACGACCGCCTTATCTTCGGTGGTGCTGTTCCTACAACTAAAGAACTGGTACTGGAAACTATCGACCCGCTGAAAGCTAAATTCTTCCTGGAACGTCGCGAACTGGGTGTCATCAACATTGGTGGCGAAGGTATCGTAACTGTTGACGGAAAAGAATATACTTTGAAATTCAAAGATGCTCTGTACGTAGGTAGAGGCAAGCAGAAGGTGACTTTCAAAAGCAAAGATTCAAGTAATCCCGCCAAGTTCTATATCAACTCCGCTACTGCCCACAAGGAATACAAGACTCAGTTGATTACTATCGACGGACGCAAAGGTTCTCTGAAAGCTAACTCTTTCGCAGCAGGAAAGATGGAAGAAAGTAACGACCGCGTTATCAACCAGTTGATTGTGAACAATGTACTTGAAGAAGGCCCTTGCCAACTGCAAATGGGATTGACCGAACTGAAACCGGGTAGCGTATGGAACACAATGCCGGCTCATACTCACAGCCGTCGTGTGGAAGCCTACTTCTATTTCAATGTGCCTGCCGACAACGCCATCTGTCATTTCATGGGCGAACCTCAGGAAGAACGCATCGTATGGATGCAGAACGAACAGGCTATCATGTCACCGGAATGGTCTATCCACGCTGCTGCCGGAACAAGCAACTACATGTTCATCTGGGGTATGGCTGGTGAAAACCTCGACTACGGAGACATGGACAAGCTCAAATATACAGAAATGCGCTAA
- a CDS encoding PTS galactitol transporter subunit IIC, translating into MEEVFKYIIGLGAAVMMPVIFTILGVCIGIKFAKALKSGLLVGVGFVGLSVVTALLTSSLGPALSKMVEIYGLELGIFDMGWPSAAAVAYNTSVGAFIIPVCLGVNILMLVTKTTRTVNIDLWNYWHFAFIGAIVYFASDNIYWGFFAAIICYIITLVMADMTAPAFQKFYDKMDGISIPQPFCQSFVPFAIVINKLLDMIPGFDKLNIDSEGMKKKFGLMGEPLFLGIVIGCAIGALGCGSWKEVVDSIPGILGLGIKMGAVMELIPRITSLFIEGLKPISDATRELIAKKYKSNTGLSIGMSPALVIGHPTTLVVSLLLIPVTIFLAVILPGNRFLPLASLAGMFYLFPMILPITKGNVVKSFIIGLVALIVGLYFVTELAGFFTLAAKDVYAATGDPTVNIPAGFEGGALDFASSLFCWGIFHLTYSLKIIGPAILVVLALGMAIYNRIRMTRNDAKNALNGNKE; encoded by the coding sequence ATGGAAGAAGTATTCAAGTACATTATCGGTCTTGGGGCGGCAGTGATGATGCCGGTCATTTTCACAATTTTAGGAGTATGTATCGGAATTAAATTTGCTAAAGCGCTGAAAAGCGGTTTATTAGTAGGTGTCGGTTTCGTCGGATTGTCGGTAGTGACAGCGTTGCTCACCAGCAGCCTGGGCCCTGCACTAAGTAAAATGGTAGAAATCTACGGATTGGAACTGGGTATTTTCGACATGGGTTGGCCTTCTGCGGCAGCAGTAGCCTACAATACTTCGGTCGGTGCTTTCATTATCCCGGTTTGCTTGGGTGTCAACATCCTTATGTTGGTTACCAAGACAACACGTACCGTCAATATCGACCTTTGGAACTATTGGCACTTCGCATTTATCGGAGCCATCGTTTATTTTGCTTCCGACAATATCTACTGGGGATTCTTCGCTGCCATCATCTGCTACATCATTACGCTGGTAATGGCTGATATGACCGCTCCCGCTTTCCAGAAGTTCTATGATAAAATGGACGGTATCTCTATTCCTCAACCGTTCTGCCAAAGTTTTGTTCCGTTCGCTATTGTTATCAACAAACTGCTCGATATGATTCCGGGATTCGACAAACTGAATATCGACTCGGAAGGTATGAAGAAGAAATTCGGTCTGATGGGCGAGCCGTTGTTCCTGGGTATCGTGATTGGTTGCGCTATCGGGGCATTGGGCTGCGGAAGCTGGAAAGAAGTGGTAGACAGTATTCCGGGCATTCTCGGACTGGGTATCAAGATGGGTGCGGTAATGGAATTGATTCCCCGTATCACCAGTCTTTTCATCGAAGGTTTGAAACCTATCTCTGACGCTACCCGCGAACTTATCGCTAAAAAATATAAGAGCAATACAGGTCTGAGCATCGGTATGAGCCCCGCACTGGTTATCGGTCATCCGACTACGCTGGTGGTTTCATTGCTTTTGATTCCTGTAACCATTTTCCTTGCAGTTATCCTCCCGGGCAATCGTTTCTTACCGTTGGCTTCCCTGGCAGGTATGTTCTATTTGTTCCCGATGATTCTGCCTATTACAAAAGGTAACGTAGTGAAGTCATTCATTATCGGCTTGGTAGCATTAATCGTCGGTCTGTATTTCGTGACTGAACTTGCAGGATTCTTCACTTTGGCTGCTAAAGACGTATATGCCGCTACGGGCGACCCGACAGTGAATATTCCCGCAGGCTTTGAAGGCGGCGCACTCGACTTCGCTTCCAGCCTTTTCTGCTGGGGTATCTTCCACCTGACTTACAGTTTGAAGATTATCGGTCCTGCCATCCTCGTGGTTCTTGCACTCGGAATGGCAATCTACAACCGTATCCGCATGACTAGAAACGATGCGAAAAATGCATTGAACGGTAACAAGGAATAA
- a CDS encoding glycoside hydrolase family 88 protein — protein sequence MRRTLFYNFFILALLVSIALPAFSQQVDSKLPWSVRMTESEMIRYPESWQLDFQPKLKWDYCHGLELGAMLDVYDTYGDKKIRDYAIAYADTMVHDDGTITAYKLTDYSLDRINSGKILFRIYEQTKNPKYKKALDLLYSQFAGQPRNADGGFWHKKIYPHQMWLDGLYMGAPFYAEYAFRNNLPQDYADVINQFITSARHTYDPKNGLYRHAADVSRTERWADPVTGQSKHSWGRAMGWYAMALVDALEFIPKHEAGRDSLLAILDNIAVQVKKLQDPKTGGWYQVLDKSGEKGNYLESSCSAMFVYSLFKAVRLGYIDKSYLDVALKGYKGFLDNFIEVDKNGLVTITKACAVAGLGGKVYRSGDYEYYINETIRNNDPKAVGPFIMASLEYERLQK from the coding sequence ATGAGACGAACCCTTTTTTATAATTTTTTTATATTGGCTCTACTGGTCTCAATAGCCCTTCCGGCATTCTCCCAGCAGGTAGACAGCAAACTGCCCTGGTCTGTACGGATGACTGAATCGGAGATGATTCGCTATCCCGAATCCTGGCAACTCGACTTCCAGCCGAAGTTGAAGTGGGATTATTGCCACGGACTGGAACTGGGAGCCATGCTCGACGTTTACGATACGTATGGCGACAAGAAAATTCGCGATTATGCCATCGCGTACGCAGACACGATGGTGCACGATGACGGAACGATTACCGCTTATAAATTAACCGATTACAGTCTCGACCGCATCAACTCCGGAAAGATTCTTTTCCGTATCTATGAGCAGACGAAGAATCCTAAATATAAGAAAGCGCTCGATTTGCTTTACAGCCAGTTCGCGGGACAGCCCCGCAACGCGGACGGCGGTTTCTGGCACAAGAAAATTTATCCCCATCAGATGTGGCTGGACGGACTTTATATGGGGGCTCCTTTCTATGCGGAATATGCGTTCCGCAACAATCTTCCGCAGGACTATGCGGACGTAATCAACCAATTTATCACTTCTGCTCGTCATACATACGACCCGAAAAACGGTCTGTACCGTCACGCTGCCGACGTAAGCCGCACCGAACGCTGGGCAGACCCGGTGACCGGACAATCCAAACACAGTTGGGGACGTGCTATGGGTTGGTATGCCATGGCTTTGGTGGATGCTTTGGAGTTTATCCCGAAGCATGAGGCCGGAAGAGATTCCCTGCTTGCCATTCTGGATAACATTGCCGTTCAAGTGAAGAAACTGCAAGACCCGAAGACCGGGGGATGGTATCAAGTGCTTGACAAGAGCGGTGAGAAAGGGAATTATCTCGAATCATCCTGTTCTGCCATGTTTGTTTATTCCTTATTCAAGGCAGTTCGTTTGGGCTACATTGATAAGTCTTACCTCGATGTAGCGCTGAAAGGATACAAAGGTTTCCTTGATAACTTTATCGAAGTGGATAAAAACGGATTGGTGACCATCACCAAAGCCTGTGCCGTAGCCGGACTGGGCGGGAAGGTGTACCGTTCTGGTGATTATGAGTATTATATCAACGAAACTATCCGCAATAACGACCCCAAAGCAGTAGGACCGTTTATCATGGCAAGCTTGGAATACGAACGCTTACAAAAATAA
- a CDS encoding pectinesterase family protein: MKRAFFKGMMLLLLLGAGGTSVYSQQQQRKDTLVVARDGTGDYRIIQEAVEAVRAFMDYTVTIYIKNGTYKEKLVIPSWVKNVQLVGESAEKTIITYDDHANINKMGTFRTYTVKVEGNDITFKDLTIENNAAPLGQAVALHTEGDRLMFVNCRFLGNQDTIYTGSEGARLLFTNCYIEGTTDFIFGPSTALFEYCELHSKRDSYITAASTPQNEEFGYVFKNCKLTAAPGVKKVYLGRPWRPYAATVFINCEFGGHILPEGWHNWKNPENEKTARYAEFGNTGEGAGTSGRVAWGKQLTKKEALRYTPENIFKESSNWYPYK; the protein is encoded by the coding sequence ATGAAAAGGGCATTTTTTAAAGGAATGATGTTGTTGCTCCTGCTTGGTGCGGGGGGAACATCGGTCTATTCGCAACAACAGCAACGCAAAGATACGTTAGTTGTCGCACGCGACGGGACAGGAGATTATCGGATTATTCAGGAAGCAGTGGAAGCCGTCCGCGCTTTTATGGACTACACGGTGACTATTTATATCAAGAATGGCACGTACAAAGAAAAACTGGTGATTCCCTCTTGGGTGAAGAACGTGCAGTTGGTGGGCGAGAGTGCTGAAAAGACGATTATCACGTATGATGACCATGCCAATATCAACAAAATGGGAACATTCCGCACCTATACTGTCAAGGTGGAAGGCAATGACATCACTTTCAAAGACCTGACGATTGAGAATAATGCGGCTCCTTTGGGGCAGGCAGTGGCCCTTCACACCGAAGGCGACCGGCTAATGTTCGTCAATTGCCGTTTTCTCGGCAATCAGGATACTATCTATACAGGTTCGGAAGGAGCCCGTCTTTTATTTACCAACTGCTATATAGAAGGTACTACCGACTTTATTTTCGGTCCTTCTACGGCACTTTTTGAATATTGTGAGCTGCATAGCAAACGTGATTCGTATATCACCGCCGCTTCGACTCCTCAAAATGAAGAGTTCGGCTATGTCTTCAAAAACTGTAAACTGACCGCTGCTCCGGGAGTGAAGAAGGTATATCTAGGTCGCCCTTGGCGTCCGTACGCCGCTACGGTGTTTATTAATTGTGAGTTTGGCGGCCATATCCTCCCCGAAGGATGGCATAACTGGAAGAATCCGGAGAATGAAAAGACAGCCCGTTATGCGGAATTTGGAAATACAGGCGAAGGTGCAGGTACATCGGGACGTGTGGCATGGGGGAAACAGCTCACAAAAAAGGAAGCATTGAGGTACACACCGGAGAATATCTTTAAAGAAAGCAGTAACTGGTATCCTTATAAGTAG
- a CDS encoding pectinesterase family protein — protein sequence MKENRSKLVLLLAVAFVLCSAFRADKPVVTIFMIGDSTMANKKLDGGNPERGWGMVLPGFFSEDIKIDNHAANGRSSKSFISEGRWAKVISKVKKGDYVFLQFGHNDEKADSIRHTEPGTTFDDNLRRYVNETRAKGGIPVLFNSIVRRNFVQPQDASITKDIRRTPGEKEQPKEGTVLFDTHGAYLDSPRNVAKELGVVFIDMNKITHDLVQELGPVESKKLFMFVAPNQIPAFPKGREDNTHLNTYGARTIAGLAVDAIGREIPELAKYIRHYDYVVAQDGSGDFFTVQEAINAVPDFRKNIRSTILVRKGTYKEKIIIPESKINISLIGEDGAVLTNDDFANKKNVFGENMGTSGSSSCYIYAPDFYAENITFENSSGPVGQAVACFVSADRAFFKNCRFLGFQDTLYTYGKQSRQYYEDCYIEGTVDFIFGWSTAVFNRCHIHSKRDGYVTAPSTDKGKKYGYVFYDCKLTAEPEATKVYLSRPWRPYAQAVFIRCELGKHILPEGWNNWGKKENEKTAFYAEYESCGEGANPKVRAAFSRQLKNLKGYEIKTVLAGGDDWNPVEDGNKLLDVKR from the coding sequence ATGAAAGAAAATAGAAGTAAATTAGTACTGTTGTTGGCAGTTGCCTTTGTTCTCTGCTCTGCATTTCGCGCGGACAAACCTGTCGTAACTATCTTTATGATAGGGGATTCGACTATGGCTAACAAGAAGTTGGACGGCGGAAATCCCGAACGTGGCTGGGGAATGGTACTTCCCGGATTTTTCTCCGAAGACATAAAGATAGACAATCATGCCGCCAACGGACGCAGTTCCAAGAGTTTTATCTCCGAAGGGCGTTGGGCAAAAGTCATCTCCAAAGTGAAGAAAGGTGATTATGTCTTTCTCCAGTTCGGACATAATGATGAAAAAGCGGATTCTATCCGACACACCGAACCGGGAACTACTTTCGATGACAATCTCCGCCGTTATGTAAACGAAACCCGCGCGAAAGGTGGCATCCCCGTATTGTTCAATTCCATCGTCCGCCGTAACTTCGTCCAACCGCAAGATGCTTCCATCACTAAGGATATCCGCCGGACACCGGGGGAAAAAGAGCAACCCAAAGAAGGAACGGTCTTGTTCGATACGCATGGAGCTTATCTGGATTCTCCACGCAATGTAGCGAAAGAGCTCGGAGTCGTATTTATTGATATGAACAAAATCACTCACGACTTGGTGCAAGAGCTTGGACCGGTAGAATCGAAAAAGCTTTTTATGTTTGTCGCCCCCAATCAGATTCCCGCTTTCCCGAAAGGTCGTGAAGATAATACTCACTTGAATACCTACGGAGCGCGAACCATCGCAGGCCTGGCTGTTGATGCCATCGGCAGGGAAATTCCCGAACTGGCAAAATATATCCGTCATTACGATTATGTGGTAGCCCAAGACGGTAGCGGTGATTTCTTTACCGTGCAGGAAGCAATCAATGCCGTCCCCGACTTCCGTAAAAATATCCGTAGCACGATTCTAGTTCGTAAAGGCACTTATAAAGAAAAGATTATCATCCCTGAAAGTAAGATTAACATCTCCTTGATAGGAGAGGATGGCGCAGTATTGACTAATGACGATTTCGCCAATAAGAAAAACGTATTCGGTGAAAATATGGGAACTTCCGGCTCATCCAGTTGTTATATCTATGCCCCGGACTTCTACGCGGAAAATATCACATTCGAAAACTCATCCGGTCCCGTAGGGCAAGCTGTCGCCTGCTTTGTCTCTGCCGACCGTGCATTTTTCAAGAATTGCCGCTTCTTAGGCTTCCAGGATACCCTCTACACTTACGGCAAACAAAGCCGCCAATATTACGAAGACTGCTACATCGAAGGAACCGTTGATTTTATCTTCGGCTGGTCTACCGCTGTGTTCAATCGCTGCCATATTCACAGTAAGCGTGACGGCTATGTGACCGCCCCTTCTACCGACAAAGGAAAAAAATACGGTTATGTCTTTTACGACTGCAAGCTCACCGCAGAACCGGAAGCTACAAAAGTATATCTTTCCCGTCCTTGGCGTCCATATGCGCAAGCTGTATTTATCCGTTGTGAACTGGGAAAACATATTCTTCCCGAAGGATGGAACAACTGGGGTAAAAAGGAAAACGAGAAAACTGCCTTTTATGCCGAATATGAGAGCTGTGGCGAGGGAGCCAATCCAAAAGTGCGTGCTGCTTTCTCCCGTCAGTTGAAGAACCTGAAGGGATATGAGATAAAAACAGTCCTGGCAGGAGGTGATGATTGGAATCCGGTAGAAGATGGAAATAAGTTGTTGGATGTAAAACGTTGA